In Exiguobacterium sibiricum 7-3, a genomic segment contains:
- a CDS encoding DUF3939 domain-containing protein — translation MNRFKKWFQAKEEPELPVRDVTLDEVKRATHAFESALPKGTNRTILLDEEQRIDLTQLAPYLGARSTQVFYMSRETFTIMEAKDHLTVYEMDHVQVAVDRYFEKERKLPLKPHSKTFQVDCAKLFEQGYLRELPKHLYYLVDESMIVSLEPKTD, via the coding sequence GTGAACCGATTCAAGAAATGGTTTCAAGCAAAAGAAGAACCCGAGCTGCCGGTTCGCGACGTCACGCTCGATGAAGTCAAACGGGCGACACATGCGTTTGAATCGGCGTTGCCGAAAGGAACGAACCGGACGATTTTGCTCGATGAAGAACAACGGATTGATTTAACGCAACTTGCGCCATATCTTGGTGCCCGCTCGACGCAAGTCTTCTATATGTCACGGGAAACGTTTACCATCATGGAAGCGAAAGACCATTTGACGGTCTATGAGATGGATCATGTCCAGGTCGCAGTCGACCGGTATTTCGAGAAAGAACGAAAGTTGCCCCTCAAACCGCATTCGAAAACGTTCCAGGTCGATTGTGCGAAGCTGTTTGAGCAAGGCTACTTACGGGAGTTGCCGAAGCACCTCTATTACCTCGTCGATGAATCGATGATTGTCTCACTCGAACCGAAAACAGACTAA